TGGGGGGGGCGGGTGGTGAGCTGGGGGGTGGTTGGTGAGCTGGGGGTGGGCGGTGAGCTTGGGGGGTGGTTGGTGAGCTGTGGGGGTGGGTGGTGAGCTGGGGGGCACTTGGATCCATGGGGGGTTCGGGGGGTACAAGGCCATGGGGGGCACCCGGCAGGACAGGGGCTCTGCGGGGGTGGGCAGGGTGCAGAGCTCTATGGAGCAGGGCTTGGAGGGCACACAGTGACTGCAGGGGGGAAGGCCAAACTGCACCCCACCCTACCCGCAGGGACGCAGAATCTCAACGGTCAGAGTGTGTTCAGCGTGGCCCCTGTCAAGGGCGTCATGGACCCCGGGAAGACGCAGGACTTCACTGTCACCTTCAGCCCCGACCACGAGAGCCTCTACTTCTCCGACCGGCTCCAGGTGCTGCTCTTTGAAAAGGTGCGGCTCTGGCTCTGCAAGTTCAGCtgggcctggccctggccccaACCAGAGCCTTGCCTTTGCTGCACTGCCCCAATTTGGAGACCCGGAGGGTACCATGGCTGGGGGACTCAGCACCACACTGAGGGTCATGGGTCGAGAGACCAGAGTCCAGGACCCCACAGGGCCCCCAGGCcgtccctgcctccttccctgagCCAGCCCAGCTCTCACCAGCAGGGCCCCTGCTGCGGAGCTTTGGGGACAAGGCCACTCCACTTCTTGTCCCCAGAAAATCTCCCACCAGATCCTGCTGAAAGGGGCCGCCCGTGAGCACATGATGTTCGTGGAGGGCGGGGACCCCCTGGACGTGCCCGTGGAGTCTCTGACAGTGATCCCTGTATTTGACCCCAAGCACAGAGAGGGTGAGCCCCTCCCCCAGGAGGGAACAGACACGGGGCCTCCTGGTGCCCCCAGCCCATGGACGGGGGCCCTGAGACCCAGCGGAGTGGGGCGGGGACTCCCAGTCTTCTACCCCAGAGCCAGGCGGGAGAGCCACTGCTAACCAGAATTCAGGAGTCCAGCTGCAGCCCCACCCCATGCCTCAGCCTGACCCCGAACAGCTCCCCTGGCCACACCCCTCCAGCCAGCTCCCGGCCAGGCCCTCCCTCTCCAGAAGCCGAGGAGCTGAGGCCCATCCTGGTGGCCCTGGACTACATCCAGTTTGACACAGACACGCCAGCCCCACCTGCCACACGAGAGCTGCAGGTGGGCTGTATCCGGACCACCCAACCATCTCCAAAGAAGGTGCCCACAGCACTGCCCCTGCGGACATTAGGCGgccccctctgcctcccctgcCCTGGGCAGCCCCCCTCCTGGCCTTGCCCCTCACTGGGATTGTCCCCACAGCCAGGCTTGTCTGGGACTTCCTGTGGCAGGTGTGGGGTGGTCAGCCTGCTGGTCAGAGCTGGGAGGGTGGGTGGAGCTGGGCACCCTCAGCCCTAGTCCCACTGCTGCTGGGAGCGGTGCCTGGTCGCCAGCCTACAGGAGCCCCATACCCCACAGACCGTTGAGTTCAGCCTGGACAGTGTCACATCCCTGCAGCACAAGGGTTTCTCCATTGAGCCCTGCCGGGGCTCCGTGGAGCGCGGCCAGACGAAGACCATCAGTATCTCCTGGGTGCCGCCTGCGGACTTTGATGTAGGTGCCTTCGGGCTCCAGGCCAGTGAGCCCTGGGAACGCCAAAGGCTGGGTGGGCTGTACCCCTGCCCAATCCCAGGGGAGGAGGTGGCCGCGGAGGGCCCAGGGGAGTCAGGTGGGCAGGGCAGCGGGAAGACAGCAGATCTCCCCGGGTGCCCACCGGCTGAAggcctcttctcccctcccctcctgttTCAGCCAGACCACCCACTCATGGTGTCAGCCCTGCTGCAGCTCAGGGGGGATGTGAAGGAGACCTACAAGGTCATCTTTGTAGCCCAGGTGGTGACCGGCCCCTAAGCCTCTGCACAGAGCACCCTCGGGCCCTCCTGCCCACCCTCAAAGCCCTCCCCAGGCTGAGGGCCAGTCCATACTACCCTAGAGCCTGGGACCTGGCCATCCTCTGCCAGGCAGGTTTCAATAGGCCACCCTCCACATGGTGGCACGGCCACTTCCTGCTGCCCTGGACCCAGCAAGCCCAGGTACATCCAAGAACACCCCCTCCTGAGATCCCAGACTCAGAACCAGCGAGAAGGCCAGGCCAGCCCACAGCCATCCTAGGCAGAGCCCCTCAGAGCCCCCAGGAGAGCCCCCCACAGCCTGTCAATAAACGTTTTCTAGGCCAGCACTTGCAGCCTGCAGTGTGGGTGACAGCGGTTATTCCCTGGGGTGAGCACTGAATGGGAGGTGGGGATAGAGCCCTGGGGATGCAGCCCCTCCCCTCACAGCCATGAAACCCGCTTTGCCTGGCAAGGGCCTCCTGGAGCGGGGCCATCCTGCAGGACACCTATGGGGAGGCCACCCTGACCCAAATTCGAGGAAGGCCCCCAAGCCTGGTGCCCTGAGCAGCAGGCAGGCAGTCCAGAGGGCCGGGGTGCAGCCGGAGCTGAGGCTGACCCAGAGCCGAGAGGCCCTGGGcggtggggagggcagggctccAAAGCCCAGGGCAGGCCCCGGGAACCTCCAGACTTTTCCCAAGTTCCAGGACCCTGGATGACCGCAAGCAAAGGTGAGCAGATGGAGGGAACCCAGCCTACTCATGCCCTCCCCTCCGCCCAGCAGGGGCCAGGTGAGGCCCAGCTCCTGCACTTAAGTCTCTACTTTTAGTCTGAGATAAGTCTGGGCTCGGCTTTCTGGGCTCTGACCCACCCTTCAACAGAGAAGATCCCTCACAGCCCGTGAGATGCTCCTGGAGCTCAGAGTGGTGC
The DNA window shown above is from Piliocolobus tephrosceles isolate RC106 unplaced genomic scaffold, ASM277652v3 unscaffolded_18572, whole genome shotgun sequence and carries:
- the LOC111533475 gene encoding cilia- and flagella-associated protein 74-like: MDPGKTQDFTVTFSPDHESLYFSDRLQVLLFEKKISHQILLKGAAREHMMFVEGGDPLDVPVESLTVIPVFDPKHREASSRPGPPSPEAEELRPILVALDYIQFDTDTPAPPATRELQVGCIRTTQPSPKKTVEFSLDSVTSLQHKGFSIEPCRGSVERGQTKTISISWVPPADFDPDHPLMVSALLQLRGDVKETYKVIFVAQVVTGP